The sequence below is a genomic window from Rhizobiaceae bacterium.
CTGTTTCTGCTCAAGTACGGCCGCCGCATCCGCAAGCAGACGCCCGACCGCTTTGCCGAACTCGCGCTGCACGAGCGGCTGTTCGCGCTCCTGCCCAGCCACACGCGCCGCAGCGAAGACCAGAACCGCTTGCAGCAGTTCTCCACCCCGCTGCCCCTCGCCTATTGCGCCGCATACGCCGGCGGAGTTGTCGCCACGGACATGGTTCTCGAACCATCGGCGGGCACCGGCCTGCTTGCGGCCTTCCCCGCGATCGCGGGCACCCGCCTCGCGCTCAACGAGTTCGATCCTGATCGGGCCGACCTTGCCGCCGCGATCTTCGACCAGCCCGTTACGCGCCATGACGCCGCGACCATCAATGATCGCCTCGATCCCTCTCTTCGTCCGACACTTGTTATTATGAACCCGCCATTTTCCGTCGCCGCCAATGTCGTCGGACGCTATCAGGCGGCAACCGCCAATCATCTTCGCTCGGCACTGGCCCGTCTGCAGGATGGCGGCCGTCTCGTGGCTATTACCGGCTCCAACTTCGCGCCGAACACCGATCTCGGCCGTCCCTTCTACCAGTCGATCGCCGAGCATTCGCGTTTGCGGTTCACGTCCGCGATCGCCGGCAATCTCTACGCCCGCCACGGAACCTCTTTCGAAACCCGTCTCACCGTCATCGACAAGATCACTGCCCAGGGCGACGAAGCCGTCATCTATTCTGAACCCGCCACCAACTGCCGCGACCTGCTCGAGCGCATCATTACCGATTGCCCGGATCGCCACGCTTCGAAGCCGACGGCCGTCGATCTTGTCCCCTCGCCACGAACGAACCTCGCCCGCAATCTTCGCGAGGAAGCCCGCAGCAAGGCTCGTGCCGCACAGATCGAAGCCGCCCGGCACCCGCTCGACAAGACCGACACCGTCCTTGTCGATTATACCCCGCGCCAAACGCCTACGACCGCGTCGACCACGACGACAAGCGCCATCTATGAGCCCTACACGGTCCAGGCCATCGAGATCGCCCACGCTACGGCTCATCCCTCCGACCTGGTGCAGTCCGCCGCAATGGCCTCCGTCGCGCCTCCGGTCCCTCAATACCGGCCGACCTTGCCCAAGGCCGTCCTGCATAACGGCCTCCTCTCTGGTCCGCAGATGGAAACGGTCATCTATGCCGGCGAGGCCCATTCTTCCTTCCTTCCCGGCCTCTATCGACGCGACGATCAAGGCGCGATCGTTCGCGCCAATGACGGTGACGAAAATGCCTTCACCATCCGTCGCGGTTACTTCCTCGGCGACGGCGCCGGTTGCGGCAAGGGCCGCCAGATCGCCGGTGTCTTTCTCGATAACTTCATTGCCGGCCGCCGTCGTCACGTCTGGCTCTCGCGCAGCGACAAGCTGATCGAAGACGCCATCCGCGATTGGAAGGCTCTCGGCGGGAGCGCATCGGACATCGTTCCACTCGCCCGCTACCGCCAGGGCGCGGACATTACGCTCCAGGCCGGCATTCTCTTTGTTACCTATGCGACCTTGCGCACGGCCGAAAAACAGGACGGCGACAAGATCAAGGCCAGCCGCCTCGACCAGATTTTGGACTGGCTCGGCGATAATTTCGACGGCGTCATCGCCTTCGACGAGGCCCACGCCATGGCCAACGCAGCCGGTTCGAGCAGTGATCGTGGCGATACCAAGCCCTCCGAACAGGGTCTCGCCGGCCTGCGCCTGCAGAACGCGGTTCCCAACGCCCGCGTCGTCTATGCCTCCGCGACCGGCGCCACCACGGTTTCCAATCTCGCCTATGCCGTCCGTCTCGGCCTCTGGTCCACCGGCGAATTCCCGTTCAAATCCCGCGTCGATTTCGTCGGCGCCATGGAGGCAGGCGGCATCGCCGCCATGGAGATCATCTCCCGCGACCTGAAGTCGCTCGGGCTCTACATCGCACGCTCCCTATCATTCGAAGGCGTCGAATATGAAATGCTCGAGCACGAACTCACCGACGAGCAGCGCTCCATCTATGATCAGTATGCCGACGCCTACCAGATCATTCACAACAACCTCGAAAAAGCGCTTGAAGCGGCCGGGATTACCGATCCTGACCACGGCACCTTGAACCGCCACGCCAAATCCGCCGCCCGCAGCGCCTTCGAAAGCAACAAGCAACGCTTCTTCAATCACCTGATCACGGCGCTGAAGACGCCGTCGCTCCTGCGCTCAATGGACAACGATATCGCCGACGGCCACGCCACCGTCGTCCAGCTCGTCTCGACCGGCGAGGCCCTCATGGGCCGCCGCCTTGCCGAGATCCCCGCGAGCGAATGGGAGGACCTCACCATCGACATCACTCCGCGTGAATATTGCCTGGATTATCTCATGCACTCCTTCCCGACCATGCTTTACGAGCCCTACACCGACGAGAACGACAATCTGCGTTCGCGCATCGCCTATGACGACGACGGCAATCAGATCGAATGCCAAGACGCCGTAGCGCGTCGCGACAGCCTCATCGAGCACCTGGCGGCACTGCCGCCGGTTCACGGCGCGCTCGACCAGATCATCTGGCATTTCGGCACCGATAATGTCGCCGAAATCACCGGCCGCTCACGCCGCGTCGTCAAATCCGACGACGATCGCTTCTCCATCCAGCGCCGCCCAGCCTCCGCAGGCTTCGCCGAAACCCACGCCTTCATGAACGACGACAAGCGCGTCATCGTCTTCTCCGACGCCGGCGGTACCGGTCGCTCCTATCATGCCGACCGCACCGCCAGGA
It includes:
- a CDS encoding strawberry notch family protein encodes the protein MDLSSARPRATQTAAAILAAARHLLAHLEKGTQISTAMLRTAMEDAFGDTDANGAWVWKDAYDALECATVLFLLKYGRRIRKQTPDRFAELALHERLFALLPSHTRRSEDQNRLQQFSTPLPLAYCAAYAGGVVATDMVLEPSAGTGLLAAFPAIAGTRLALNEFDPDRADLAAAIFDQPVTRHDAATINDRLDPSLRPTLVIMNPPFSVAANVVGRYQAATANHLRSALARLQDGGRLVAITGSNFAPNTDLGRPFYQSIAEHSRLRFTSAIAGNLYARHGTSFETRLTVIDKITAQGDEAVIYSEPATNCRDLLERIITDCPDRHASKPTAVDLVPSPRTNLARNLREEARSKARAAQIEAARHPLDKTDTVLVDYTPRQTPTTASTTTTSAIYEPYTVQAIEIAHATAHPSDLVQSAAMASVAPPVPQYRPTLPKAVLHNGLLSGPQMETVIYAGEAHSSFLPGLYRRDDQGAIVRANDGDENAFTIRRGYFLGDGAGCGKGRQIAGVFLDNFIAGRRRHVWLSRSDKLIEDAIRDWKALGGSASDIVPLARYRQGADITLQAGILFVTYATLRTAEKQDGDKIKASRLDQILDWLGDNFDGVIAFDEAHAMANAAGSSSDRGDTKPSEQGLAGLRLQNAVPNARVVYASATGATTVSNLAYAVRLGLWSTGEFPFKSRVDFVGAMEAGGIAAMEIISRDLKSLGLYIARSLSFEGVEYEMLEHELTDEQRSIYDQYADAYQIIHNNLEKALEAAGITDPDHGTLNRHAKSAARSAFESNKQRFFNHLITALKTPSLLRSMDNDIADGHATVVQLVSTGEALMGRRLAEIPASEWEDLTIDITPREYCLDYLMHSFPTMLYEPYTDENDNLRSRIAYDDDGNQIECQDAVARRDSLIEHLAALPPVHGALDQIIWHFGTDNVAEITGRSRRVVKSDDDRFSIQRRPASAGFAETHAFMNDDKRVIVFSDAGGTGRSYHADRTARNQRLRVHYLLEAGWRADNGVQGLGRSHRTNQAQPPLFRPVASNVKGEKRFLSTIARRLDTLGAITKGQRQTGGQGIFRADDNLESDYARAALRKFFQQLHRGNIDDCTLDDFCAMTGLNLTDKDGTLRDELPPISQFLNRCLALRIDVQNRLFDVYMGLLDDTIEDAKRAGTYNIGLETLIAERFDVTDRKIIYTHAKTRAQSYALTVHETSRNKPVSLDRAREILSSYTSCVTLYHPERDQAALAHDTTSYTDEDGKVHRCVRLIRPLSQERVQTRQLTDQGWQTVDYDEFADAWKRELATIPEFSTRRFTLVCGLLLPIWTALPKQDCLVYRLTASNGETIIGRLVQDHQLSRVYEALGVTGAIDWTPDTLLRALNAQSARIKLTSGITLQKVYVMGRSRIEVTGFQASDLSHFKALGCFTEIISWKTRLFVPIDDTHVLESVLSHHNVKLQEAA